The Asticcacaulis excentricus CB 48 genomic sequence TGGCGCGTTCGCCATAACCCGAAACATAGCTGAAATTCAGCGGGTTACGCCCCAAAACATAATCCATCAGATTGACGGCTTCGGCGCGATAGACCGCCTCACCGCTGACATCCGCCGCGTGGGCGAACAGCATGGCGCGGTTCATAAAATCCGCCGTCGAGCCCCAGACATAGGGCTTGTTGAAGGCGATATGATAGCCCTGCCCGGCCGTTTCCGCCCGCATGGCCGCCGCGCGCGCGACAATGGCCTTACGCGCGGCCGCCCGCAGGGGCGTGTCAACCGTTGCCAATGTCAGCGTGCCCAGCGTATCGACCTTGCCCCAACTGAAATCCGTGGCGGTCAGATACTGCGGCGAGGCTTTCACATCCTTCTCATAGGCCGCCTCACCCGTGGTGGCATAGAGCTCCGCTGCCGCCCAATAGAGCTCGTCGCTCAGTTGGCCGTCACCATAGCCCCCCCCGCCGCCCGGCAGCACGTCAATGGCATAGGCATCGGGCACGCGCTTTGCCGCTGCATAGGCCTTTTTCGCGGCGCTCAGGCAGCGGTCAGCATAGGCATCATCCACGCCTTTGAACACCCGCGCGCACTGCGCCGCCGTCGCCGCCAGATTGAGCGTCGCCGCCGTCGAGGGATAGCTGAGGCCGCGCTTTTCCTTATCGAGATGCGGCGGCATGGGTATGGCGGTCCAGTGTTCGTCATGCATCTTATGATGCGCCATGCCCGACGCATCGACACGGGTAAAGGTGAGCTTGTCCAAAGACTTGCGCTGATCTCCTAAGGGCAAGTTCAGGGTCTGCCCGTCCGGCACCTGCATGGCCAGCAGGAAGTCCATTTCAAAGCGCACTTCATCCAACAGGTCATTTTTCCCGTTACCCGCTTCGGGAATCTTCACCCGCCCATCGTCAAAGCTGCGGTCGCCGCGCGCCTGCGCCCCCTCATAGCCGTTCATCAGCGTCCACACGGCGATGCCGCCATTGACCACGTACTTGCCGTGGTCCCCGGCATCGTACCAGCCTTTGGACACATCCAGTGTGTACGGACACCCGCCCCACCTGTTGCCGCGATGGTCCTTCGGCCCCCAGCACGTAACGATCTCCTTTTCGTGCGCTACGGGCCGCGCGAAGCGGTCGCCGACATACTTCGCCTCGATCGGCACGCTGGCGCGCTGATGATAGAAGAAGGCCAGAGCGTCGTATTTCAATGATTGATAGACATCGGCACGAATGTCGAAAGGCGCGCTAACCTTATAGATGTCGCCGGTTTTCACGCCGACCACATAGCCACTACCCGGCGTCTTCAGGGCAGAAAAGTCGATCTGGTACACCACCTTGCCCGACCCGGCATTGAGGCCGAACGCTTCGCTGCGTCCGGACAGCACGACCGTATTGGCGGCGTCCTTGACCACCCAATCGATGGCGGACCATGCCTTGCCAGCGGGCGCCGGGGCGTCTTCGGGCACGGCATAGACGGCGATTTTGGGCGAATCCGGCTGAAAGCCGGTCTGATTGAGCGTCGGAAATTCCATATAGTGATGCTGATAAGGCCGCGGCAGGTTCGGCTGAGCCATCGCCACGCCCCCCACACATGCCATCACGACGCCGGCTAAAAGCGCCTGTTTCATTCCGTTTCTCCCTCAATATCCGCGCCTATGTCAGCGCTGTCAGTAACTTGACCTACCAAACCCTGCCCGACGCGAAAAGTACATTTAAATCTTGACTCAGAGGACACATCCGCCCAACAGAACCGCGACCATTTTATCCCCCTTTTATCTCTCTCAGACCGGACCTTGCCATGATCCCTCGTTATTCCCGTCAGGACGCCGCCGCCATCTGGGACCCTTCGACCAAGTACAAAATTTGGTTCGAAATCGAGGCCCACGCCGCAACCAAGATGGCCGAACTGGGGGTTATACCTACCGAGGCCGCCGAAACCCTGTGGGCCAAGGGTAAGGATGCGCAGTTCGATTCGGACCGCATCGACGAGATCGAGCGCACGGTGAAGCACGACGTCATCGCCTTCCTGACCCACGTGTCGGAAATCGTCGGACCCGAAGCGCGCTTCCTGCATCAGGGCATGACCTCTTCGGACGTGCTCGATACCTGTTTCGCGGTTCAGCTTCAGCGTTCGGCTGATCTGCTGATTGAAGGCGTCGATCTGGTGCTGGCGGCGCTGAAAAAGCGCGCCCTTGAGCACAAGTTCACCCCGACCGTGGGCCGTTCGCACGGCATCCATGCCGAGCCGGTGACCTTTGGCCTGAAACTGGCCGGTTATTACGCCGAATTCGTGCGCGCCAAAAAGCGCCTTGAGGTCGCGCGTGAAGAAATCTCGACCTGCGCCATTTCCGGCGCGGTCGGTACCTTTGCCAATGTCTCGCCCGAAGTCGAAGCCTATGTCGCCGAAAAGATGGGCCTGAGCGTGGAGCCCGTCTCGACCCAGGTCATCCCGCGTGACCGTCACGCCGCCTTCTTCGCAGCGCTGGGCGTCGTGGCCTCATCCATCGAGCGTCTGGCCGTCGAAATCCGTCACCTGCAACGCACCGAAGTGCTGGAAGCCGAAGAATTCTTCTCCAAGGGGCAGAAGGGCTCGTCGGCCATGCCGCACAAGCGCAACCCCGTCCTGACCGAAAACCTGACCGGTCTGGCGCGTCTGGTGCGCTCAGCGGTGGTTCCGGCCATGGAAAACGTCGCCCTGTGGCACGAGCGCGATATTTCGCATTCCTCCGTCGAGCGCGGCATTGCACCGGACGCCTGCGTGCATCTCGACTTCGCCCTGCGTCGTCTGGCGGGCGTTGTGGAAAATCTGCTGGTCTATCCGGAAAACATGCAGAAGAACCTCGACCGACTGGGCGGCCTCGTTCACTCGCAGCGCGTGCTGCTGGCCCTGACGCAAAAGGGCATGTCGCGTGAAGACAGCTATTCGGCGGTTCAGCGCAACGCCATGCGCGTGTGGCGCGGCGAAGGCAACTTCCTCGACTTCCTGAGCGCCGACGAGGACGTGTCCAAATTCTTCACCCGCGAAGAGCTTGAGCCCTTCTTTGACCTCGGCTACCACACCAAGCACGTTGATACGATTTTCGCCCGCGTGTTTGGGGAATAAGAGCCGTATCCCCCCTAATTTTAGGGGGGACACCGGCTGAAAGCCGGAGGGGGGTACTCCGGCGGCAATTAACCCCACCGTCTTTTGCCGCTCCGCGCCAAAATCCACCTCCCCTGATATCAGGGGAGGCACTTTGGAGTAAGACCATGTCCTTTTCCCTTCTGACCGACGCTTTCGATTTTACCGGCTACCGCGACCGTTTTGGGCGTAAAGGCCGCATCCGTCTCGAAGGGGCCTTGTCGCACGAGGACGCTCACGCCGTTCATCACGCGCTGGAGCAGCAGACCCTGTGGGAACTGCATCTGGTCGATAGCGAAGGCCAGCCGGACATCCTGTCGCGCACCGAGCTTGAGACGCTCAATCCGTCGGAGATTCAGGACCGCCTCGCCGCCGCCGCCGAACGCGCCCAGACGGGCTTAAGCTTCCTGCACCTGGGCTACGACCTGACCTCAAAAGAGGCGTTGATGAATCTGGGCGAAGACCATCCGCTGTTTGGTCTGGCTCAACTTCTGTGGTCGGCGGAATTTGCAGCCTTCTGCGAAAACCTGACCGGTCTGTCGGGCCTGAAACTGCAAAGCCTGATCGCCACCGGCTACCGCCCCGGTGACTTCTTTACCATGCATACGGACGCGCAGGCCGCTCTGACTTTTGAATGGAACTTCACCCACGACTGGCGCTCGGACTGGGGCGGGCAGATCCTGTTCCATTCGCCGTCGGGCGATATCGAAGGCGGCATTATGCCACGTCTCAACGATCTGGCCCTCTATGCTGGGGATCAGCCCCGCTCAGTCGCCTCTTTGGCGGCCTATGCAGGCGCCCCACGGTTTGCGGTCACTGGGCGGTTTGTTTAGTCGGTGAGTACATAGGGCCTGAACTCTTCTTCTTTCCAGATATAGAGAACCGATCCGGCCTCGAAAGTAAACACCTCAAAGGCATCGGTTTTGGTCGTTACTTCGGGCTGGCAGGACTGATTATCCGGACCGGCTTTTTTCGCGCATGCCATCTTATAGGTGCCCGGTTTGACCGTCTTGACACCCGCGCGAGGCATATCGTCTTTCAAGGACAACAACTGTGTGGGCAATCCCGCGATCAGACCATTTCCAAATTTAATAAGGACAACGACTTGGCCTTTGGCGTTCTTGTGGAAAGCAACCTCATCAGCCTGACCGTCGCCATCGAAATCGCCCTTGTCTGAGAGATAAGCGTTCGGATGCTGCTTACGAAGGAGGAAGTCAGGATGCTGTTTGACATCTGCGGTTACAACCGGAGACAAAGGCCCCTCTACCTGAAGCGCAAACGCAGGCGAACCCGCCAATCCTGACAAAAGGATAAAGCCGATAAGCCATTTCATCTTGTCCCCCCCCCCCCGCATTAAAAAACCCGGCCTTGCGGGCCGGGTTCAAATCTTACTGCTCGTTCTTCAGAGCTTCGCGCGCCTGAGCCAGGAACTCAACCACCTTGGTTCGCACTTCTGTCTCGCGCACGGGGATGTTGGAGGCGGTCAGGTCACCCAGCACCTTGCGAATCACGTCCTCTTCACCCGGCTGCTCGAAATCGGCGCGCACCACAGCCTTGGCGTAGTTTTCGAGATTGTCGCCGGACAGGCCCATTTTTTCGCCAGCCCACAGGCCGATCATACGGTTGCGGCGCGCCACAGCTTTGAATTCAAACTCTTCGTTGTGGGCGAACTGCGCTTCGAAACCTTTGGATCGGTCATCAAACGTCGTCATAGGGATAAACCTCACTTGTCCTTTTGGTTTTAATGCGCGCCATGACCCCGCGCAACACAAACCGTCATTTACATCACAAAAGTTTTTGATTATTGGCTGCACCCAATCGCATCCCTGGGATGCCTCTTTCACAGCCGTGCGTCAGACGCCCTTTTCAAACCCTCCCCGACACCCCTCACCGGCTGGCCCGGATGGTTTGACTATTCCGACGTCTGCACATGCGCTGCCCTTTCTGGAGATGGCGCCATGACCACCCGCCGCAAGAAAATTTACGAAGGCAAGGCCAAGATCCTGTACGAAGGCCCTGAGCCCGGTACGCTGGTTCAATACTTCAAGGACGACGCCACCGCCTTCAACGGCGAGAAGAAGGCCCAGCTCGAAGGCAAGGGCGTCATCAACAACCGCATCAGCGAGTTCGTGATGACCCGCCTGACTCAGATCGGCGTGCAAAACCACTTCATCAAACGTCTTTCCTTACGTGAACAACTGATCCGCGAAGTCGAGATCATTCCGCTGGAAGTCGTCTGCCGCAATGTCGTCGCCGGTTCGATGGCCAAGCGCTTTAACCTGCCCGAAGGCCAGCAACTGCCGCGTTCCATCATCGAGTTCTACTACAAGAACGATGAGATGGGCGATCCCATGATTACGGAAGAGCACATCACGGCCTTCAACTGGGCCACGACGCAGGAAATCGACGACATTCTGGCTATGACGCTGCGGGTCAATGACTTCCTGTGCGGCATGTTCGCCGCCGTCGGCATCACCCTGGTCGATTTCAAGATCGAGTTCGGCCGCCTGTTCGAGGGCGAGTTCGCGCGCGTCATCCTGGCCGACGAGATCAGCCCCGATTCGTGCCGTCTGTGGGACACGCAGTCGGGCGAAAAGCTGGACAAGGACCGCTTCCGCCGCGATCTGGGCGATGTGATCGAGTCCTATACCGAGGTCGCCAAGCGCCTTGGAATCATGAAGGACATGCCCCGCGTGATCGAAGGCGGCGCTCAATAATCTACCTCAAAGTCCATCGGTGACGGTGGACTTTTTGCTTACTCTCTCAAATTGAAGTGAAAAGATGAAAGCCACGGTTCATATCTTCCTCAAGGCTGGCGTTCTGGACGTTCAGGGCAAGGCGGTCGAAGGCGCGCTCAACGGGCTGGCGGGCACCGCTGGCTGGAGCGATGTCGCCAATGTCCGCGTCGGCAAGGTGCTGGAGTTCGACCTGAAAAGCACGGACAAGGCCTCTGCCGAAGCCGAAGTGAAGTCCATGTGCGAAAAGCTGCTGGCCAATACGGTCATCGAATCCTACCGCATCGAGGTCGCGTAAGATGAAAGCCGCCGTCCTCGTCTTTCCGGGTTCCAATTGCGACCGCGACTGCAAGGTGGCGGTCGAGGTAACGACCGGGGCCCAAGTCAGCATGGTGTGGCATCAGGACACGAGCCTGCCTGCGGGCCTCGACCTGATCGTTGTGCCGGGCGGCTTCTCCTATGGCGACTATCTGCGCTGCGGCGCGATGGCGTCCCTGTCGCCGGTGATGGCCGAGGTGGTCAAGGCGGCGCAGCGCGGCGTCTCGGTCGTCGGTATCTGCAACGGCTTTCAGATCCTCTGCGAAGCGGGCCTGCTGCCGGGCGCACTGATGCGTAATGCCGGTCTTAAGTACGTCTGCAAACCCATTGAACTGACGATTGAAAATCGCAATACGCGCTTTACGTCGGCCTATGGCGACAAGGCGAGCGTGTGGATGACGCAGGGCAATGGCGACGGTAACTTCTTCGCCGATGCCGAAACGCTGAAAGCCATCGAAGACAATAATCAGGTGGTGTTTCGCTACGTCGAAAACCCCAATGGCTCGGTCAACAACATCGCCGGCATCATGAATGCGCAAGGCAATGTGCTGGGCATGATGCCGCACCCGGACCGCGCCTTTGAACCGGCGCTGGGCTCGGCCGACGGTGCGCCACTGTTCCACAGCCTGATGCGCGTGCTTCAGGCGGCCTGACGCGAAGGCTGATTGACAGAACCGGTTACAGATGCAACCCCTTACCTGTCCGGCTGACGGCCGGATCAGTAAGGGGTTTTTCATGCGTATCCGTCATGGGTTTTGGTTCTCTGCGATTCTGGCTTTGACGGCGGGCTGTGCCTCAGCCGCTCCCTTTCCCGACACGCCGGTGACGACGCCCTTGTCGCTAGGCTATCACGCTAAGGCCTGCCCCGCCGCCTATAAGACCATCGTTACAACCCGCACCATTGAGTGCGGCGACATGGTGGTTGAGGAAACGCGCGGCAGCGGCAATGGCCGTCGCATCAGCTTTCCCGTCGTCATTGCGCGCGCCGCCGCGCCTGACAAAAAACCCGATCCCCTGATCTATCTGCACGGCGGCCCCGGCGGCGATATTGTCGCGGCCGCCCCCTACATCGCCAAGGGTGATAAGACCGCGCTCGACCGCGACCTGATCCTGTTCGATCATCGCGGCACCGGGCAATCGACCCCGTCGCTCGATTGCGGCGAAGCGCCCCTGTCCGACGCGGGTGTGACCAGCGCGGCGGGCGTTGAGGTGTTGAAGGCGTGCGCTTTGCACTGGCGCGCCAATGGCGTGGACATGTCGCAATATCATTCCGCCGTCATCGCTCAGGACATCCGCGACCTGCGTCAGGCGTTGCACATCACCACCTATAACCTGTTTGGCGGCTCCTACGGCACGCGCGTGGCCATGGCCGTCATGCAGCACGACCCGGAAGGCCTGCGCAGCGTTATCCTCTCTTCGACCTGGCCGCCGGAAGGCAATGCCACCGCCCCCCTGCCCGCTCTGGTGTCGCGTGAAGTGCGTCAGGTGCTGGCCTATTGCCGCGCCGATGCCACCTGCCGTCAGCGCTTCCCCGATCTGGAAGCGCGCTTCGATGCCCGTCTGAAACAGTGGCTGGACGCGCCGGTCACCCATAACGGCCAGACCTACACGGCGGATGAGGTCGGGGCCTTCCTGCTCGATGAACTCTATAGCGATCACGGCGCGCGAAGCCTGCCCCTGACCATGGATCGCCTTCTGAAGGGCGATTTTGCCGCGCTGGATGCCTTTAAAAAGGTGCAGGCGGGCTATACCGAAGGCCAGTTCTTCACCACCCTGTGCCGTGAGGAGTTTGCCTTCGAAGACCCGGTGGCACTTGAGGCCACCGACCGCAACGACCCGATCGCCCTGTCCGTCGCCCGCGACGCCCGGCGTTTCTTTGAGGTCTGCCCGGCCTTTGCCACAGGCCGCGCCGAGGCGGTGGAAAACCAGCCCCTGACCAGCGACATCCCGACCCTGATGCTGTCGGCGGATATCGACGCGGGCTGTCCGGCGGAACTGTCGGATGAGGCCGTCAAGCGGCTCAGCCATGGCCGCAACTATACCTTCGTCAACCGGATGCACACCATTCAGGGCAGCGCCTGCGCGCAGAAAATGATGGCGCAGTTTCTGCAAACCGCCGATCCCGACGTGGACACCGCGTGCATGAAAGACGACCGGCCCAAATTTCCGTTCATTTACGAGTGAGTCCGGCAATAATAGCTGACAGGGCGCACTGAATCCGCTAAACGCGCGCCCATGAGCACGACATCCTCCGCCCCCGCCCAAACCCAGAAATCCATGGCCGACTACGCGTCGGAGTTCGGACTGAAGCCCGACGAATATCAGGTCATCCTCGACCGGTTGGGGCGAGAGCCCAACTATGTCGAGCTGGGTGTGTTTTCGGTCATGTGGTCGGAGCACTGCTCGTACAAATCCTCGCGGATGCACCTGCGCAAATTCCCGGTGACGGGTGAGCGCGTGATCTGCGGGCCGGGCGAAAACGCCGGGGTCATCGACATCGGTGACGGTCAGGCCTGTATCTTCAAGATGGAAAGCCACAACCACCCCTCCTACATCGAACCCTATCAGGGCGCGGCGACGGGTGTTGGTGGCATCATGCGCGACGTCTTCACCATGGGCGCGCGCCCGGTGGCTCTGCTCAACGCCCTGCGCTTCGGTGAACCGTCGCACCCCAAGACGAAACGCATCGTCGAAGGCGTCGTTGCGGGCATCGGCGGTTACGGCAACTGCGTCGGCGTGCCGACCGTGGCCGGCGAAACCAACTTCCACGCGGGCTATAATGGCAACTGCCTTGTCAACGCCATGTGCGTGGGCCTGGCCGATGCCGACAAGATCTTCTATTCCGCTGCGCCGGAACCCGGCCTGCCGGTCGTCTATTTCGGCTCCAAGACGGGCCGCGACGGCATCCACGGCGCGACCATGTCTTCGGCCGAATTCTCCGAGGACTCCGAAGAAAAGCGCCCGACGGTGCAGGTGGGCGACCCCTTCGCCGAAAAGCTGCTGATCGAAGCGACGCTGGAACTGATGGCGTCGGGAGCCGTCGCCGCCATTCAGGACATGGGGGCCGCGGGCCTCACCTCCTCTTCGGTCGAAATGGCCGGTAAGGGCGGCCTTGGCATCACGCTCGACCTCGACAAGGTGCCGCAGCGCGAAGAGAACATGTCGGCCTATGAGATGATGCTCTCTGAGTCTCAGGAGCGGATGCTGGCCATCCTCAAGCCGGGCCGTGAAAACGACGGCTACCGTATCTTCGAAAAGTGGGGCCTTGATGCCGCCGTCATCGGCGAAACCAACACCTCCGGACATATCGTTCTGACGCACAAGGGCGAGGTCGTCTGCGACCTGCCGCTGGGCCCGCTGAGCGACGATGCACCGCTGTACGACCGCCCGTGGGTCGAGCCGGATATGGAAGCGCCGCTCGCCTCGGTGCCATCCGCCCCGGTTGGTGACGCCCTGCTGACCCTTCTGGCCTCGCCCGACATGGCCTCCAAGCGCTGGCTGTGGGAACAGTACGACCGTCACGTCATGGCCGACACATTGGCCGACTCGGCGACCGGTTCGGACGCCGGCATGGTCCGTGTTCACGGCACCAAGAAGGCGCTGGCCATTACCTCGGACTGCACGCCGCGCTATGTGAAGGCCAACCCCTATGAAGGCG encodes the following:
- the purQ gene encoding phosphoribosylformylglycinamidine synthase subunit PurQ — translated: MKAAVLVFPGSNCDRDCKVAVEVTTGAQVSMVWHQDTSLPAGLDLIVVPGGFSYGDYLRCGAMASLSPVMAEVVKAAQRGVSVVGICNGFQILCEAGLLPGALMRNAGLKYVCKPIELTIENRNTRFTSAYGDKASVWMTQGNGDGNFFADAETLKAIEDNNQVVFRYVENPNGSVNNIAGIMNAQGNVLGMMPHPDRAFEPALGSADGAPLFHSLMRVLQAA
- the purS gene encoding phosphoribosylformylglycinamidine synthase subunit PurS → MKATVHIFLKAGVLDVQGKAVEGALNGLAGTAGWSDVANVRVGKVLEFDLKSTDKASAEAEVKSMCEKLLANTVIESYRIEVA
- the purB gene encoding adenylosuccinate lyase, coding for MIPRYSRQDAAAIWDPSTKYKIWFEIEAHAATKMAELGVIPTEAAETLWAKGKDAQFDSDRIDEIERTVKHDVIAFLTHVSEIVGPEARFLHQGMTSSDVLDTCFAVQLQRSADLLIEGVDLVLAALKKRALEHKFTPTVGRSHGIHAEPVTFGLKLAGYYAEFVRAKKRLEVAREEISTCAISGAVGTFANVSPEVEAYVAEKMGLSVEPVSTQVIPRDRHAAFFAALGVVASSIERLAVEIRHLQRTEVLEAEEFFSKGQKGSSAMPHKRNPVLTENLTGLARLVRSAVVPAMENVALWHERDISHSSVERGIAPDACVHLDFALRRLAGVVENLLVYPENMQKNLDRLGGLVHSQRVLLALTQKGMSREDSYSAVQRNAMRVWRGEGNFLDFLSADEDVSKFFTREELEPFFDLGYHTKHVDTIFARVFGE
- a CDS encoding 2OG-Fe(II) oxygenase family protein: MSFSLLTDAFDFTGYRDRFGRKGRIRLEGALSHEDAHAVHHALEQQTLWELHLVDSEGQPDILSRTELETLNPSEIQDRLAAAAERAQTGLSFLHLGYDLTSKEALMNLGEDHPLFGLAQLLWSAEFAAFCENLTGLSGLKLQSLIATGYRPGDFFTMHTDAQAALTFEWNFTHDWRSDWGGQILFHSPSGDIEGGIMPRLNDLALYAGDQPRSVASLAAYAGAPRFAVTGRFV
- the purC gene encoding phosphoribosylaminoimidazolesuccinocarboxamide synthase, producing MTTRRKKIYEGKAKILYEGPEPGTLVQYFKDDATAFNGEKKAQLEGKGVINNRISEFVMTRLTQIGVQNHFIKRLSLREQLIREVEIIPLEVVCRNVVAGSMAKRFNLPEGQQLPRSIIEFYYKNDEMGDPMITEEHITAFNWATTQEIDDILAMTLRVNDFLCGMFAAVGITLVDFKIEFGRLFEGEFARVILADEISPDSCRLWDTQSGEKLDKDRFRRDLGDVIESYTEVAKRLGIMKDMPRVIEGGAQ
- a CDS encoding glycoside hydrolase family 9 protein, whose product is MKQALLAGVVMACVGGVAMAQPNLPRPYQHHYMEFPTLNQTGFQPDSPKIAVYAVPEDAPAPAGKAWSAIDWVVKDAANTVVLSGRSEAFGLNAGSGKVVYQIDFSALKTPGSGYVVGVKTGDIYKVSAPFDIRADVYQSLKYDALAFFYHQRASVPIEAKYVGDRFARPVAHEKEIVTCWGPKDHRGNRWGGCPYTLDVSKGWYDAGDHGKYVVNGGIAVWTLMNGYEGAQARGDRSFDDGRVKIPEAGNGKNDLLDEVRFEMDFLLAMQVPDGQTLNLPLGDQRKSLDKLTFTRVDASGMAHHKMHDEHWTAIPMPPHLDKEKRGLSYPSTAATLNLAATAAQCARVFKGVDDAYADRCLSAAKKAYAAAKRVPDAYAIDVLPGGGGGYGDGQLSDELYWAAAELYATTGEAAYEKDVKASPQYLTATDFSWGKVDTLGTLTLATVDTPLRAAARKAIVARAAAMRAETAGQGYHIAFNKPYVWGSTADFMNRAMLFAHAADVSGEAVYRAEAVNLMDYVLGRNPLNFSYVSGYGERAMQHPHHRFWANDATLPPPPPGVIAGGPNQNPSDPDARARLEGCAPQTCYVDHIGSYSTNEVAVNWNAPLFWVAAWLDGTRK
- a CDS encoding alpha/beta fold hydrolase, with amino-acid sequence MRIRHGFWFSAILALTAGCASAAPFPDTPVTTPLSLGYHAKACPAAYKTIVTTRTIECGDMVVEETRGSGNGRRISFPVVIARAAAPDKKPDPLIYLHGGPGGDIVAAAPYIAKGDKTALDRDLILFDHRGTGQSTPSLDCGEAPLSDAGVTSAAGVEVLKACALHWRANGVDMSQYHSAVIAQDIRDLRQALHITTYNLFGGSYGTRVAMAVMQHDPEGLRSVILSSTWPPEGNATAPLPALVSREVRQVLAYCRADATCRQRFPDLEARFDARLKQWLDAPVTHNGQTYTADEVGAFLLDELYSDHGARSLPLTMDRLLKGDFAALDAFKKVQAGYTEGQFFTTLCREEFAFEDPVALEATDRNDPIALSVARDARRFFEVCPAFATGRAEAVENQPLTSDIPTLMLSADIDAGCPAELSDEAVKRLSHGRNYTFVNRMHTIQGSACAQKMMAQFLQTADPDVDTACMKDDRPKFPFIYE
- a CDS encoding DUF1476 domain-containing protein; amino-acid sequence: MTTFDDRSKGFEAQFAHNEEFEFKAVARRNRMIGLWAGEKMGLSGDNLENYAKAVVRADFEQPGEEDVIRKVLGDLTASNIPVRETEVRTKVVEFLAQAREALKNEQ
- the purL gene encoding phosphoribosylformylglycinamidine synthase subunit PurL — protein: MSTTSSAPAQTQKSMADYASEFGLKPDEYQVILDRLGREPNYVELGVFSVMWSEHCSYKSSRMHLRKFPVTGERVICGPGENAGVIDIGDGQACIFKMESHNHPSYIEPYQGAATGVGGIMRDVFTMGARPVALLNALRFGEPSHPKTKRIVEGVVAGIGGYGNCVGVPTVAGETNFHAGYNGNCLVNAMCVGLADADKIFYSAAPEPGLPVVYFGSKTGRDGIHGATMSSAEFSEDSEEKRPTVQVGDPFAEKLLIEATLELMASGAVAAIQDMGAAGLTSSSVEMAGKGGLGITLDLDKVPQREENMSAYEMMLSESQERMLAILKPGRENDGYRIFEKWGLDAAVIGETNTSGHIVLTHKGEVVCDLPLGPLSDDAPLYDRPWVEPDMEAPLASVPSAPVGDALLTLLASPDMASKRWLWEQYDRHVMADTLADSATGSDAGMVRVHGTKKALAITSDCTPRYVKANPYEGGKQAVAEAWRNLTAVGADPIAITDNLNFGNPERPKIMGQIVRAIDGMAEACRELNFPVVSGNVSLYNETNGVAIPPTPTVGAVGLLTDYDQRVGFHTLKAGQVLVLVGETVGELGSSLYLREVHGIEAGAPPKVDLSVEKRNGDFVRDLIRSKTARAVHDLSDGGLLPAAFDMASASGVGIELKNPTALEDHIFAFAEDQARYLIAVDEASAHLVLAKAAEAGVPALTIGVAGGSDLSLTGVMSLSLSELKTANERWLPEFMG